The Porphyrobacter sp. HT-58-2 genome has a window encoding:
- the typA gene encoding translational GTPase TypA, giving the protein MSSALRNIAIIAHVDHGKTTLVDQLFRQSGTFRDNQRVEERAMDSGDLEKERGITILAKCTSVEWEQDGATTRINIVDTPGHADFGAEVERILSMVDGVILLVDSAEGAMPQTKFVTGKALALGLKPIVVVNKIDRPDGRPQEVLDEVFDLFVSLDANDEQLDFPVLYASGREGYASEDADARSGTLAPLFAKIIEHVPAPGLDPDAKFAFLATLLDRDNFMGRVLTGRVQSGTIKVNDPIHAIDMDGKVIETGRATKLMSFDGLERVPVDVARAGDIIALAGLEKATVANTICDPSVTEPIAAQPIDPPTLAMRFSVNDSPLAGREGSKVTSRMIRDRLLREAETNVAIRVTESEDKDSFEVAGRGELQLGVLIETMRREGFELGISRPRVLFREEDGKRMEPYETVVIDVDDEHSGTVVEKMQRRKADLAEMRPSGQGKTRITFSAPSRGLIGYHGEFLSDTRGTGIMNRLFEKYGPYKGPIEGRINGVLISNGDGEAVAYALNSLEERGTLFISPQMKVYEGMVIGENAKPDDLEVNPLKAKQLTNIRSSGKDDAIRLTPPRRMSLEQAIAYIDDDEMVEVTPQSIRLRKALLCPHERKKAKRKKED; this is encoded by the coding sequence ATGTCGTCCGCCCTCAGAAATATCGCGATTATCGCCCACGTTGACCATGGCAAGACCACGCTGGTCGATCAGCTGTTCCGCCAGTCGGGGACTTTCCGCGACAACCAGCGGGTCGAGGAACGCGCGATGGATTCGGGCGATCTCGAAAAGGAACGCGGGATCACCATTCTCGCCAAGTGCACCAGCGTCGAATGGGAGCAGGACGGCGCGACAACCCGCATCAACATCGTCGACACCCCCGGCCACGCCGATTTCGGCGCCGAGGTGGAGCGCATCCTCTCGATGGTCGACGGCGTGATCCTGCTGGTCGACAGCGCGGAAGGCGCGATGCCGCAGACCAAGTTCGTGACCGGCAAGGCGCTCGCGCTCGGCCTCAAGCCCATCGTCGTCGTCAACAAGATCGACCGTCCCGATGGCCGCCCGCAGGAAGTGCTGGACGAGGTGTTCGATCTGTTCGTCAGCTTGGATGCCAATGACGAACAGCTCGATTTCCCCGTGCTCTACGCCTCGGGCCGCGAAGGCTATGCCAGCGAAGACGCCGACGCGCGCAGCGGCACCCTTGCCCCGCTGTTCGCCAAGATCATCGAGCATGTGCCCGCCCCCGGCCTCGATCCGGACGCCAAGTTCGCCTTCCTTGCGACCTTGCTTGACCGCGACAATTTCATGGGCCGCGTGCTGACAGGCCGCGTGCAATCGGGCACGATCAAGGTCAATGATCCGATCCACGCCATCGATATGGACGGCAAGGTGATCGAAACCGGCCGTGCGACCAAGCTTATGAGCTTCGACGGGCTGGAGCGCGTGCCGGTGGACGTGGCGCGAGCGGGCGACATCATCGCGCTGGCCGGCCTCGAAAAGGCGACCGTCGCCAACACCATCTGCGATCCTTCGGTCACCGAACCCATCGCCGCCCAGCCGATCGATCCGCCGACGCTCGCCATGCGCTTTTCGGTCAACGACAGCCCGCTTGCGGGCCGCGAGGGCAGCAAGGTCACCAGCCGCATGATCCGCGACCGTCTGCTTCGCGAGGCGGAAACCAACGTCGCCATCCGCGTCACTGAAAGCGAAGACAAAGACAGTTTCGAAGTCGCCGGGCGCGGCGAATTGCAGCTCGGCGTGCTGATCGAGACGATGCGCCGTGAAGGCTTCGAACTCGGTATCAGCCGCCCGCGCGTGCTGTTCCGCGAGGAAGACGGCAAGCGCATGGAGCCTTACGAAACCGTCGTCATCGACGTGGATGACGAACATTCAGGCACGGTCGTCGAGAAGATGCAGCGCCGCAAGGCCGACCTTGCCGAAATGCGCCCCTCGGGCCAGGGCAAGACCCGCATCACCTTCTCGGCACCCAGCCGGGGCCTGATCGGCTACCATGGCGAATTCCTGTCCGACACGCGCGGCACCGGGATCATGAACCGCCTGTTCGAGAAGTACGGCCCCTATAAGGGCCCGATTGAAGGCCGCATCAATGGCGTGCTGATCTCCAACGGCGACGGCGAGGCGGTGGCCTATGCGCTCAATTCGCTGGAGGAACGCGGCACCCTGTTCATCTCGCCCCAGATGAAGGTCTATGAAGGCATGGTGATCGGCGAGAACGCCAAGCCCGATGATCTTGAAGTGAACCCGCTGAAGGCCAAGCAGCTCACCAACATCCGCTCATCGGGCAAGGATGACGCGATCCGCCTGACCCCGCCGCGGCGCATGAGCCTCGAACAGGCGATCGCCTATATCGACGATGACGAGATGGTCGAAGTCACCCCGCAGTCGATCCGCCTGCGCAAGGCGCTGCTCTGTCCGCACGAGCGCAAAAAGGCCAAGCGCAAGAAGGAAGATTGA
- the putP gene encoding sodium/proline symporter PutP — MNSATLASLAAYFVLMLAIGLYAWRKSTGDSEGYLLAGRNLPPSVAALSAGASDMSGWLLLGLPGALYAAGLVEAWIGIGLFLGAVANWIIVAPRLREQTQRLGNALTIPQFLANRFPESGTMLRVTSAVIVVAFFTVYTAAGLVGGGKLFETAFAGILPNTMFSDYMLGILITAGIVLAYTMIGGFLAVSLTDFVQGLIMMGALIIMPLVVMFGPGGSAGGSLSEVPVEGFLDLTHGLTAIGFISAVTWGLGYFGQPHIIVRFMAIDKVKNVPRAAAFGLGWMGIALAGSIGLGLAGRAYVERNGLVVDDPETIFIVMAQLLFHPAVTGFLYAALLAAIMSTISSQLLVSSSSLTEDFYRLFLRRNASEAEAVNVSRIAVALVAIAACVLASDPNSEVLGLVANAWAGFGAAFGPLILLALTWDRMTGAGAVAGLVTGAGVVAGWIALGWNKAFLGGPGLYEIVPGFAAALGAIILVSMATGKRPGAM; from the coding sequence ATGAACAGTGCAACCCTCGCCAGTCTCGCCGCTTACTTCGTCCTCATGCTCGCCATCGGGCTTTATGCCTGGCGCAAATCCACCGGGGATTCCGAAGGCTATCTGCTGGCCGGACGCAACCTGCCGCCTTCGGTCGCCGCGCTTTCGGCGGGTGCCAGCGACATGTCGGGCTGGCTGCTGCTCGGCCTGCCGGGCGCGCTTTATGCCGCCGGCCTGGTCGAAGCGTGGATCGGGATCGGGCTGTTCCTTGGCGCGGTGGCCAACTGGATCATTGTCGCCCCGCGCCTGCGCGAACAGACCCAGCGGCTGGGCAATGCGCTGACGATCCCGCAATTCCTCGCCAACCGCTTCCCCGAAAGCGGGACGATGCTGCGCGTCACCTCGGCGGTGATCGTGGTTGCCTTCTTCACCGTCTACACCGCTGCTGGACTGGTGGGCGGTGGCAAGCTGTTCGAGACCGCCTTTGCCGGGATCCTGCCGAACACGATGTTCTCCGACTACATGCTCGGCATCCTGATCACGGCGGGGATCGTGCTGGCCTATACCATGATTGGCGGGTTCCTTGCCGTCAGCCTGACCGATTTCGTGCAAGGCCTGATCATGATGGGGGCGCTGATCATCATGCCGCTGGTGGTGATGTTCGGCCCCGGAGGCAGCGCGGGCGGATCGCTGAGCGAGGTGCCGGTCGAAGGGTTCCTCGATCTCACTCACGGCCTCACCGCGATCGGCTTCATCAGCGCGGTGACCTGGGGCCTCGGCTATTTCGGCCAGCCGCATATCATCGTGCGCTTCATGGCGATCGACAAGGTGAAGAACGTGCCGCGCGCCGCGGCTTTCGGGCTTGGCTGGATGGGGATTGCACTGGCGGGCTCGATCGGGCTGGGGCTGGCGGGCCGCGCCTATGTCGAGCGCAACGGGCTGGTGGTGGACGACCCGGAAACGATCTTCATCGTCATGGCCCAGCTGCTGTTCCATCCGGCGGTGACCGGCTTTCTCTATGCCGCACTGCTGGCCGCGATCATGAGCACGATTTCATCGCAGCTGCTGGTGTCCTCCTCGTCGCTGACCGAGGACTTCTATCGCCTGTTCCTGCGCCGCAACGCCTCGGAAGCCGAGGCGGTCAATGTCAGCCGCATCGCTGTGGCACTGGTCGCAATTGCTGCCTGCGTGCTGGCGAGCGACCCGAACAGCGAGGTGCTGGGGCTTGTTGCCAACGCCTGGGCGGGTTTCGGCGCAGCCTTCGGCCCGCTGATCCTGCTGGCACTGACATGGGATCGGATGACCGGCGCGGGCGCGGTGGCAGGTCTGGTGACCGGCGCGGGCGTGGTCGCAGGGTGGATCGCGCTGGGTTGGAACAAGGCGTTTCTGGGCGGCCCTGGGCTCTATGAAATCGTCCCAGGCTTTGCCGCGGCGCTGGGCGCGATCATCCTCGTCAGCATGGCGACCGGGAAAAGGCCCGGCGCAATGTAA
- a CDS encoding VOC family protein: MRRGEGGATADDAEKAARITGLGGVFYVVRDPEATRAWYRETLGIDGPYGPQFAWADEPKQQPYSLVSHFADDEYIKPGKGGFMINLRVDDCDGFVAGLKAKGVEILGETDEGYGKFAWLLDPDGVKIELWEQVADELP, from the coding sequence ATGCGCCGTGGGGAGGGTGGAGCGACGGCCGACGACGCAGAAAAGGCAGCACGGATCACCGGGCTTGGCGGGGTATTCTATGTCGTACGCGATCCCGAGGCGACCCGTGCATGGTACCGCGAGACGCTTGGGATTGACGGCCCCTATGGCCCGCAATTCGCCTGGGCCGATGAACCCAAGCAGCAACCCTATTCTCTCGTCAGCCATTTTGCCGATGACGAATACATCAAGCCTGGCAAGGGCGGCTTCATGATCAACCTGCGGGTCGATGACTGCGACGGCTTTGTCGCAGGCCTCAAGGCCAAGGGCGTCGAGATTCTGGGCGAGACCGACGAGGGCTACGGCAAGTTTGCCTGGCTGCTCGATCCCGACGGGGTAAAGATCGAATTGTGGGAACAGGTGGCAGACGAATTGCCCTAG
- a CDS encoding extensin family protein has protein sequence MTRRSTISAAALAAATLVLAGCGSLIPGGSGGAAPGSASQSARGPVSRPAMPVASAPRSLDPRSGAEAGCLADLGASGARFDPLPDTYAAPGCNKLGTVQLMALAGDRAPVSISNLGPVQCGVAKAFGDWARFGVDRAARQILGSPVVRIETMGSYACRNVAGTERRSAHARAEAIDVAGFVLADGRRIVLKRDWNGGDAATREFLRVVHRSACKRFGTVLGPEYNAAHEDHFHLEGTGAKFCR, from the coding sequence ATGACACGCAGGAGCACCATTAGCGCAGCAGCGCTTGCGGCAGCCACGCTGGTTTTGGCGGGGTGCGGCTCGCTCATCCCCGGCGGCAGCGGCGGCGCAGCACCGGGCAGCGCGAGCCAGAGCGCCCGCGGACCTGTGTCCCGCCCGGCGATGCCGGTGGCCTCGGCCCCGCGCAGCCTTGACCCGCGCAGCGGCGCTGAAGCCGGGTGTCTTGCCGATCTGGGCGCGAGCGGGGCGCGGTTCGATCCCCTGCCCGATACCTATGCTGCGCCGGGCTGCAACAAGCTTGGCACGGTGCAGTTGATGGCGCTGGCGGGTGACCGCGCGCCGGTCAGCATCAGCAATCTCGGCCCGGTGCAATGCGGCGTGGCCAAGGCCTTCGGCGACTGGGCGCGCTTTGGCGTGGACCGCGCCGCGCGCCAGATCCTCGGCAGTCCGGTGGTGCGGATCGAGACGATGGGCTCCTATGCCTGCCGCAACGTGGCCGGAACCGAGCGTCGTTCGGCCCACGCCCGCGCCGAGGCGATCGATGTTGCGGGCTTCGTGCTGGCTGACGGGCGGCGCATCGTGCTCAAGCGTGACTGGAACGGCGGGGATGCGGCCACGCGGGAATTCCTGCGGGTGGTGCATCGCAGCGCCTGCAAACGGTTCGGCACCGTGCTCGGCCCGGAATACAATGCCGCGCACGAGGATCACTTCCACCTCGAAGGGACGGGCGCGAAGTTCTGCCGCTAA
- a CDS encoding response regulator transcription factor, whose product MTRKASLHFIDSCTRQRAELARVGFAMGHHCEVYGDLSELAMHPPRDGIVIARDTAEDGGVSMILERLGRLGIWLPLIAVDVQPRPGRIVEAIKAGALDYLALPLDPERFTRCLARIEKEAEQFGAARRRMIEARDRISTLSAREREVLDWLAEGSSNKAIARELDISPRTVEIHRANMMTKLGARHAAEAVRLKLEAKLEPKLRA is encoded by the coding sequence ATGACACGCAAAGCCTCCCTCCACTTCATCGATTCCTGCACGCGCCAGCGCGCCGAACTCGCCCGGGTCGGCTTTGCGATGGGCCACCATTGCGAAGTCTACGGCGATTTGTCGGAACTCGCCATGCACCCGCCGCGCGACGGGATCGTGATCGCCCGTGACACAGCCGAAGATGGCGGCGTGAGCATGATCCTCGAACGGCTCGGTCGGCTGGGCATCTGGCTGCCCCTGATTGCGGTCGATGTGCAGCCGCGTCCGGGCCGCATCGTTGAAGCGATCAAGGCAGGCGCGCTCGATTACCTCGCCCTGCCGCTTGATCCCGAACGCTTCACCCGCTGCCTTGCGCGGATCGAGAAGGAGGCCGAACAGTTCGGCGCCGCCCGTCGCCGCATGATCGAGGCGCGCGACCGCATCTCGACGCTTTCGGCGCGGGAACGTGAAGTGCTCGACTGGCTGGCTGAAGGCAGCAGCAACAAGGCGATTGCGCGTGAACTCGACATCAGCCCCCGGACAGTGGAAATTCACCGCGCCAACATGATGACCAAACTGGGCGCGCGCCACGCGGCAGAAGCGGTGCGCCTCAAGCTGGAGGCGAAGCTCGAACCCAAGCTGCGCGCCTGA
- a CDS encoding proteasome-type protease, which yields MTYCVGMVLDKGLVLMSDTRTNSGVDNISTFRKLFHWQVPGERMIAVMTAGNLATTQAVISQLEERTKAPAERDNTLLKGPTMFQVATEIGRLLRSTIEDVQSANGDGGKGRFTATMIVAGQIAGMQPRLFMIYPEGNFIEASWDTPFFQIGETKYGRPILIRGYDKSMSFEDAVKLLMVSFDSTLKANLSVGLPLDLLVIAKDGFAPTHEHRVTADDPYFDTISSGWGNALRSAFHSLPPYRFSEDA from the coding sequence ATGACCTATTGCGTTGGCATGGTGCTCGACAAAGGCCTCGTGCTGATGAGCGACACGCGCACCAATTCGGGCGTCGACAACATCTCCACCTTCCGCAAGCTGTTCCACTGGCAGGTGCCGGGCGAGCGCATGATCGCGGTAATGACCGCAGGCAATCTTGCGACCACGCAGGCCGTCATCAGCCAGCTGGAAGAACGTACCAAGGCTCCGGCGGAGCGGGACAACACGCTGCTGAAGGGGCCGACCATGTTTCAGGTCGCCACCGAAATCGGCCGTCTGCTGCGCTCCACCATCGAGGATGTGCAAAGCGCCAATGGCGATGGCGGCAAGGGGCGCTTTACTGCGACCATGATCGTTGCCGGGCAGATCGCGGGGATGCAGCCGCGCCTGTTCATGATCTATCCCGAAGGCAATTTCATCGAGGCGAGCTGGGACACCCCGTTCTTCCAGATCGGTGAGACCAAGTATGGCCGTCCGATCCTGATCCGCGGTTACGACAAGTCGATGAGCTTCGAGGATGCGGTCAAGCTGCTGATGGTCAGTTTCGATTCCACTCTGAAGGCGAACCTGTCGGTCGGCCTGCCGCTTGATCTGCTGGTGATCGCCAAGGATGGCTTTGCCCCCACGCACGAACACCGGGTGACTGCGGATGACCCCTATTTTGACACGATTTCATCGGGTTGGGGGAATGCGCTGCGATCAGCCTTCCATTCGCTGCCGCCCTATCGTTTCAGCGAAGATGCCTAG
- a CDS encoding transglutaminase family protein produces MTLSIRHTTHYAFTQPVVHALQRLRLTPKETQGQRIREWRMTFDNAHAELQYDDQHFNHVTLIGLTPGAREVTVTCEGVVETEDNAGVIGRHSGHLPLWSFLRQTPLTRPGTRLRAMLREVQGSGTGGVADAPLDFLHALSGLIRERVTYETGRTHTATTAEEAVQHGYGVCQDHAHVFIGAARASGIPARYVSGYLMMDDRIEQEATHAWAEAHVEGLGWVGFDVSNGICPDPRYVRVATGSDYRDAAPITGISIGAAEEMLTVGVAVASGGQSQQQHQQEQ; encoded by the coding sequence CTGACCCTCTCGATCCGGCATACGACCCACTATGCCTTCACCCAGCCGGTGGTCCATGCGCTCCAGCGCCTGCGGCTGACACCCAAGGAAACGCAGGGCCAGCGCATCCGCGAATGGCGCATGACCTTCGACAACGCCCATGCCGAGCTTCAGTACGATGATCAGCACTTCAACCACGTCACCCTGATCGGCCTGACCCCCGGCGCACGCGAGGTGACGGTGACCTGTGAAGGCGTGGTCGAGACGGAGGATAATGCGGGCGTCATCGGCCGCCATTCGGGACACCTGCCCCTGTGGAGTTTTCTGCGGCAGACTCCGCTGACCCGTCCCGGTACACGGTTGCGGGCGATGCTGCGCGAGGTTCAGGGTAGCGGCACAGGCGGGGTGGCGGATGCGCCGCTTGATTTTCTCCACGCCTTGTCGGGTCTGATCCGCGAGCGAGTGACCTATGAAACCGGGCGCACCCATACCGCCACCACGGCCGAGGAAGCGGTCCAGCACGGCTATGGGGTGTGTCAGGATCACGCCCATGTCTTTATCGGCGCGGCACGGGCGAGCGGCATTCCGGCGCGCTATGTGAGCGGCTATCTGATGATGGACGACCGCATCGAACAGGAAGCCACCCATGCCTGGGCCGAGGCCCATGTCGAGGGGTTGGGCTGGGTCGGGTTCGATGTCTCAAACGGGATCTGTCCTGACCCACGCTATGTCCGTGTGGCAACGGGGAGCGACTATCGCGACGCCGCGCCCATCACCGGCATCAGCATCGGCGCGGCCGAGGAAATGCTGACGGTGGGGGTGGCTGTCGCTTCGGGCGGTCAGAGCCAGCAGCAACATCAGCAGGAACAATAA
- a CDS encoding circularly permuted type 2 ATP-grasp protein, producing the protein MQGQGGTFDEMYDGEGGTRPAYAEYCRWYGEQPAELMRRKNREADDTFRRTGITFNVYGENEAEERLIPFDMVPRIITAAEWRKLSRGIEQRVRALNSFLYDLYHRQEIVRAGRLPERLLRSNDAWLANMVGFTPPGGIYTHIVGIDLVRTGPNEFFVLEDNARTPSGVSYMLENRETMMGMFPDLFSRIAVESVSNYPRRLARSLAACVPPAFTGGKPTVAVLTPGIYNSAYFEHAFLADQMGAELVEGSDLRVTGGRVQMRTTRGYKPIDVLYRRVDDDFLDPLTFNPDSALGVPGIMDVYRAGGITIANAPGTGISDDKAIYSFMPEIVEFYTGEKPLLPNVQTWRCADRDSLAYVLDNLADLVVKEVHGSGGYGMLIGPTASKREIAAFRAKLVARPENYIAQPTLALSTCPIYTAKGLVPRHVDLRPFVLVSPEGIDITPGGLTRVALKKGSLVVNSSQGGGTKDTWVLKD; encoded by the coding sequence ATGCAGGGGCAAGGCGGCACTTTCGACGAGATGTACGATGGTGAGGGGGGCACACGCCCGGCCTATGCCGAGTACTGCCGCTGGTATGGTGAACAGCCCGCTGAGTTGATGCGCCGCAAGAACCGCGAGGCGGATGATACCTTCCGCCGCACCGGCATCACCTTCAACGTCTATGGCGAGAACGAGGCGGAGGAACGCCTCATTCCCTTCGACATGGTGCCGCGCATCATCACCGCAGCCGAATGGCGAAAGCTGTCACGCGGCATCGAGCAGCGGGTGCGGGCCCTCAATTCCTTCCTCTATGATCTCTACCACCGGCAGGAAATCGTGCGCGCCGGGCGCCTTCCCGAACGCCTGCTGCGCAGCAACGACGCCTGGCTTGCCAACATGGTCGGCTTTACGCCGCCGGGCGGTATCTACACCCACATCGTCGGGATCGACCTCGTGCGCACCGGGCCGAACGAATTCTTCGTGCTGGAAGACAATGCCCGCACGCCGTCGGGCGTGTCCTACATGCTCGAAAACCGTGAGACGATGATGGGGATGTTCCCCGATCTCTTCAGCCGGATCGCGGTGGAGAGCGTGTCGAACTACCCGCGCCGCCTCGCCCGCAGCCTTGCCGCCTGTGTCCCGCCCGCCTTCACCGGCGGCAAGCCGACCGTCGCGGTGCTGACGCCGGGGATCTACAATTCCGCCTATTTCGAACACGCCTTCCTCGCCGATCAGATGGGAGCGGAGCTGGTTGAAGGCAGCGATCTGCGGGTCACCGGGGGCAGGGTGCAGATGCGCACCACGCGCGGTTACAAGCCGATCGACGTGCTTTACCGCAGGGTCGATGACGATTTCCTCGATCCGCTTACCTTCAATCCCGATTCCGCGCTGGGCGTGCCGGGGATCATGGATGTGTACCGCGCGGGGGGGATCACCATCGCCAATGCGCCGGGGACGGGCATTTCGGACGACAAGGCGATCTATTCCTTCATGCCCGAGATCGTCGAATTCTACACCGGCGAAAAGCCGCTGCTGCCCAATGTCCAGACCTGGCGCTGCGCCGACAGGGACAGCCTTGCCTATGTGCTCGACAATCTGGCCGACCTGGTGGTGAAGGAAGTCCACGGATCGGGCGGCTATGGCATGCTGATCGGGCCGACCGCATCAAAACGCGAGATTGCGGCGTTCCGCGCAAAGCTGGTTGCGCGCCCTGAAAACTACATCGCCCAGCCCACGCTCGCCCTGTCGACCTGCCCGATCTACACCGCAAAGGGGCTGGTGCCGCGCCATGTCGACTTGCGCCCCTTCGTGCTTGTCAGCCCCGAGGGGATCGACATCACGCCGGGCGGCCTGACGCGCGTCGCGCTCAAGAAGGGGTCGCTGGTGGTCAATTCCTCGCAAGGGGGCGGCACCAAGGACACCTGGGTACTCAAGGACTAG
- a CDS encoding esterase/lipase family protein has product MALSPRLPELPRLPAVLVAAGAQAQQAYAQSEFARRVALAREEIPQEFEAGKPRLVRVLGEAQALLEPIRRRRRKIEIAASHNPQMVMILPGFATHPVRMRYLAQALEAAGHRTKRWGLGFNWGADEERFALLEARLADLHARHGRPVVLLGWSLGGLFARELAKRQPQAVAKVITMGSPFSGSPRANNVWRAYQFITGHSVDAPPIEADLAAKPPVETVALWSANDGAIAPRCAAGRPGERDRAIAMRCTHIGFTYDPGVITTVLRELETTRA; this is encoded by the coding sequence ATGGCCCTTTCCCCTCGCCTTCCTGAACTGCCGCGGTTGCCTGCCGTCCTTGTGGCAGCGGGCGCGCAGGCGCAGCAGGCCTATGCGCAGAGCGAATTTGCCCGGCGCGTTGCGCTGGCACGCGAAGAAATCCCGCAGGAATTCGAAGCCGGCAAGCCCAGGCTGGTGCGAGTGTTGGGCGAGGCGCAGGCGCTGCTGGAACCGATCCGGCGTCGGCGGCGCAAGATAGAGATTGCCGCCAGCCATAATCCGCAGATGGTGATGATCCTGCCCGGCTTTGCCACCCATCCGGTGCGGATGCGCTATCTGGCGCAGGCGCTGGAGGCCGCCGGCCACCGTACCAAGCGATGGGGCCTCGGCTTCAACTGGGGCGCGGACGAGGAACGCTTTGCGCTGCTTGAAGCGCGGCTTGCCGATCTGCACGCCCGCCACGGACGACCGGTCGTGCTGCTTGGCTGGAGCCTGGGCGGGCTATTCGCGCGGGAGCTGGCCAAGCGGCAGCCGCAGGCGGTGGCCAAGGTCATCACCATGGGCTCGCCCTTCAGCGGTAGCCCCCGCGCCAATAACGTCTGGCGCGCCTACCAGTTCATCACCGGCCATTCGGTCGATGCACCCCCGATTGAGGCAGATCTCGCCGCCAAGCCGCCGGTTGAGACGGTCGCGCTGTGGAGTGCCAATGACGGCGCCATCGCTCCGCGCTGTGCGGCGGGCCGTCCGGGCGAACGCGACCGCGCAATTGCCATGCGCTGCACCCATATCGGCTTCACCTATGACCCCGGCGTGATAACGACGGTGCTGCGGGAGCTTGAAACCACGCGCGCCTGA
- a CDS encoding DUF3617 domain-containing protein produces MKRIIMAAAGAALMAGCSASNDADADGNGEVSIKEAAKQAEAQGLRPEPGLYKATITMTGIEIPGMPPEMAGHGAGLTTTSEYCLTEEDVAKGYEEMMKRGQNGECSYERFRLAGGEIDAVMVCKTPEGTARMEMAGTATPTTSDFTAKMAMNFDGAGEGTMSFAAKHERIGDCKVK; encoded by the coding sequence ATGAAGCGGATCATCATGGCAGCGGCCGGCGCGGCGCTGATGGCGGGGTGTTCGGCCAGCAATGATGCGGACGCCGATGGCAACGGCGAGGTCAGCATCAAGGAAGCGGCCAAACAAGCCGAGGCGCAGGGGCTCAGGCCCGAACCGGGGCTGTACAAGGCGACGATCACCATGACCGGGATCGAAATCCCCGGAATGCCGCCCGAAATGGCCGGGCATGGCGCAGGGCTGACGACGACGAGCGAATACTGCCTCACCGAGGAAGATGTTGCCAAGGGCTATGAGGAAATGATGAAGCGCGGGCAGAACGGCGAATGCAGCTATGAACGCTTCAGGCTCGCGGGCGGAGAGATCGATGCGGTGATGGTATGCAAGACCCCTGAAGGCACGGCACGGATGGAGATGGCTGGCACTGCCACCCCCACCACGTCCGACTTCACCGCCAAGATGGCAATGAATTTCGACGGCGCGGGCGAAGGCACGATGAGCTTTGCCGCCAAGCATGAGCGGATCGGCGACTGCAAGGTGAAGTAG